One genomic region from Evansella sp. LMS18 encodes:
- a CDS encoding STAS domain-containing protein, translating into MDKEFHYIGKKIVENQEELARRFSKEIEKHADEHFGKNGMPEEDYLQLRGSLIRFCGEILYKNEDEIRKQVEEWAKRTAQLTLEYNVSLSEALRIISLYQPMIWDYFDEELKQNRITPMAVIEVSKKINRLCDLVMRIVGERHDEYTRMLADEAYTALEELSVPVVPVAKGLAVIPLVGAIDTHRAARIQDVALSEASQMGLEYVVFDISGVPVMDTMVSNELFSIISALKLLGIEAIISGVRPSIAQTVTNLGIDFKNIATRANLQQALAELGFKKTE; encoded by the coding sequence ATGGATAAAGAGTTTCACTACATAGGAAAGAAGATTGTCGAAAACCAGGAAGAGCTTGCACGGAGGTTCAGTAAGGAAATAGAAAAACATGCCGATGAACACTTTGGAAAAAATGGCATGCCGGAGGAAGACTATCTGCAATTGAGGGGCAGCTTAATCCGATTTTGCGGAGAAATACTCTACAAAAATGAGGATGAAATCAGAAAACAAGTTGAAGAATGGGCGAAACGGACCGCACAGCTAACTCTGGAATACAATGTTTCCTTATCGGAAGCTTTAAGAATCATCTCACTTTATCAGCCAATGATATGGGACTATTTCGATGAAGAATTAAAACAAAACCGGATAACTCCCATGGCGGTCATCGAAGTATCCAAAAAAATAAACCGCCTTTGTGATTTGGTAATGAGAATTGTTGGGGAACGGCATGATGAGTATACCCGTATGCTGGCAGACGAAGCATACACTGCTCTGGAGGAGCTTTCTGTACCGGTAGTTCCTGTAGCAAAAGGGCTAGCTGTAATCCCTCTTGTAGGAGCAATCGATACTCACCGTGCAGCAAGAATCCAGGATGTGGCTTTAAGTGAAGCGTCTCAAATGGGACTGGAGTATGTTGTTTTTGACATCTCCGGGGTGCCTGTCATGGATACGATGGTTTCCAACGAGCTGTTTTCTATCATTTCCGCTTTAAAATTATTGGGAATCGAAGCGATCATCAGCGGTGTCCGTCCAAGTATTGCACAGACAGTGACTAATCTGGGAATAGACTTCAAGAATATCGCGACAAGGGCAAACCTTCAGCAAGCCCTGGCCGAGCTGGGATTTAAAAAAACGGAATAA
- a CDS encoding MIP/aquaporin family protein, which produces MDSPVLLKRCIAEGIGTALLVLIGAGTAAFNGVITANNNQPATLADIGVISFAFAIIVLGMIYTIGRISGCHINPAVTIGLASSGNFPWKEVPAYLAAQCIGGLIGAFGIIAVLGMDGVQAGNLGATVLAPETSYVQGIAIEAMAAFILMFVIMGIAVAPGAPKEWGGLVIGLTVGGIIMLVAGATGGSFNPARTLGPYTVSSIFNGNINWVQFPVYVIGPVIGAVAAAFTYKAISSSERKEAEVAVPGDPPGREAMKQ; this is translated from the coding sequence ATGGATTCTCCGGTTTTGTTGAAGAGGTGTATTGCTGAAGGCATTGGAACAGCGCTGCTCGTACTGATTGGCGCAGGGACAGCTGCGTTCAACGGAGTGATCACGGCAAATAATAATCAGCCGGCGACACTTGCTGATATAGGCGTAATAAGTTTTGCGTTTGCGATCATTGTGCTTGGTATGATCTATACAATTGGCAGGATTTCTGGCTGCCATATAAACCCGGCAGTGACTATAGGTTTAGCGTCTTCGGGAAACTTCCCCTGGAAAGAAGTACCGGCATATCTGGCAGCCCAGTGTATCGGAGGATTGATCGGCGCTTTCGGTATTATTGCTGTTCTTGGAATGGATGGTGTCCAGGCCGGGAATCTGGGAGCTACAGTTCTTGCCCCGGAAACAAGCTATGTACAGGGGATTGCCATTGAAGCGATGGCAGCATTTATCCTGATGTTTGTGATAATGGGAATAGCTGTGGCTCCAGGCGCACCTAAAGAATGGGGAGGCCTGGTCATCGGCCTTACCGTAGGAGGAATCATTATGCTTGTAGCAGGAGCTACTGGCGGTTCCTTTAATCCCGCCAGGACACTTGGTCCATACACAGTAAGCAGCATATTCAACGGAAATATCAACTGGGTTCAGTTTCCTGTCTACGTCATTGGGCCTGTCATTGGGGCAGTGGCAGCTGCTTTTACGTATAAAGCCATATCCAGTTCGGAACGGAAAGAGGCGGAAGTGGCTGTCCCTGGGGATCCTCCTGGCAGGGAGGCAATGAAGCAATAG
- the fdhA gene encoding formaldehyde dehydrogenase, glutathione-independent, which yields MAENRAVAYMEPGKVEVQDIGFPDLVLRDGPGVNPLNVGRKCDHGVILKVVTTNICGSDQHMVRGRTTAPSGLVLGHEITGEVIEVGRDVEFIKKGDLVSVPFNIACGRCRSCKERDTHICENVNPDRPGSAYGYVDMGGWVGGQSEYVMVPYADFQLLKFPDKDQAMEKIRDLTMLSDIFPTGYHGAVSAGVKPGSTVYIAGAGPVGLAAAHSAQLLGASVVIVGDLISERLEQARSFGCETVNLREHPDLGEQIEQILGVPEVDCAVDCVGFEASGHGADAGESPAAVLNSIMDVTRAGGRLGIPGLYVTGDPGGIDEDAKIGTLKVRLGLGWAKAHTFVTGQTPVMRYHRELMSAILSGRAQIANAVNATVISLEEAPRGYQEFDQGAARKYVIDPHGLVK from the coding sequence ATGGCAGAAAACAGAGCAGTTGCTTATATGGAACCAGGTAAGGTGGAAGTGCAGGACATTGGTTTTCCGGATCTCGTCTTAAGGGACGGCCCGGGGGTAAACCCTCTTAACGTCGGCCGTAAATGCGACCATGGGGTTATCCTTAAAGTGGTCACCACAAACATATGCGGGAGCGACCAGCATATGGTACGGGGGAGGACAACAGCTCCGTCAGGACTCGTTTTAGGGCATGAAATCACCGGAGAAGTAATTGAAGTGGGCAGGGATGTGGAGTTCATTAAAAAGGGAGACCTCGTATCGGTTCCTTTCAATATTGCCTGCGGCAGGTGCCGTAGCTGCAAAGAAAGGGATACTCATATTTGCGAAAACGTGAATCCCGACCGTCCTGGATCCGCTTACGGGTATGTGGATATGGGAGGATGGGTCGGAGGCCAGTCTGAATATGTAATGGTCCCCTATGCGGACTTCCAGCTGTTAAAGTTTCCGGATAAAGACCAGGCAATGGAGAAAATCCGTGATTTGACAATGCTTTCCGACATTTTCCCTACAGGGTACCATGGAGCAGTCAGTGCTGGTGTAAAACCAGGTTCGACAGTTTATATTGCAGGGGCAGGGCCTGTTGGTCTCGCAGCGGCTCATTCAGCACAATTATTGGGTGCTTCTGTGGTTATCGTAGGAGATTTAATCAGCGAAAGACTGGAACAGGCCCGAAGTTTTGGCTGCGAAACAGTAAACCTCCGGGAACATCCGGATCTTGGTGAGCAAATTGAACAGATTCTTGGAGTGCCCGAAGTAGATTGTGCTGTAGACTGTGTAGGTTTTGAAGCATCAGGGCACGGGGCTGACGCCGGAGAATCGCCTGCTGCGGTACTTAATTCTATCATGGACGTTACTCGGGCAGGAGGGCGCCTTGGCATCCCGGGGCTCTATGTTACGGGAGATCCAGGAGGAATCGATGAAGACGCCAAAATCGGCACCTTAAAAGTCCGGTTAGGTTTAGGCTGGGCTAAAGCTCATACATTTGTTACTGGACAAACACCGGTTATGAGGTACCACAGGGAATTAATGTCTGCTATTTTAAGCGGAAGGGCCCAAATTGCCAATGCGGTAAATGCCACCGTTATTTCTTTGGAAGAAGCACCGAGAGGATATCAGGAGTTTGACCAGGGAGCAGCCAGGAAGTATGTAATTGACCCTCACGGACTTGTTAAATAG